From the genome of Parasteatoda tepidariorum isolate YZ-2023 chromosome X1, CAS_Ptep_4.0, whole genome shotgun sequence, one region includes:
- the LOC122271354 gene encoding tigger transposable element-derived protein 4-like, translating into MKNKERILKSNGNRKRAREPDYPDGDECVVKWFKQARDKNIPLSGTFARAKVEEFAISLGNSSCKASSGWLNGFKERNGISFNSVCGESSSLNQGAAKEWKEKVVEIIEYTLDRDIFNIDATGLFFKCTAAKTLAFKGEKCSGGKHNKDRITLLVGANMDGTEKLLMIGKSRNPRCFKNVKSKHIEYHSNTKAWMTANIFEDWLLDLNRTYQRKNRKIILFIDNCTAHKSIPTMENITVDFFLPNMTSVVLPMDQGIIKNLKHFCRCLVVQHLLTESSQKLPITLLDASRMCLNA; encoded by the coding sequence atgaaaaataaggaaagaattttgaaatctaatgGAAATCGCAAGCGAGCTAGAGAGCCTGATTATCCTGACGGGGACGAGTGTGTTGTAAAGTGGTTTAAACAAGCGCGGGACAAAAACATCCCTCTCAGTGGAACTTTTGCTCGTGCAAAAGTCGAAGAATTTGCTATCAGTTTAGGTAACAGCAGCTGCAAAGCAAGCTCCGGATGGTTAAACGGATTTAAGGAAAGAAATGGAATTTCTTTCAACTCTGTGTGTGGTGAAAGTTCAAGTCTGAACCAAGGTGCAGCAAAGGAGTGGAAAGAAAAAGTTGTCGAAATTATTGAGTATACGCTGGACagagacatttttaatattgatgcgactggactttttttcaaatgtaccGCTGCAAAGACTCTTGCTTTTAAAGGTGAAAAATGTAGTGGTGGAAAACACAATAAAGACCGAATAACCTTACTTGTAGGAGCAAACATGGACGGCACTGAGAAATTACTGATGATTGGAAAATCGAGAAATCCAaggtgttttaaaaatgtcaaatcaAAGCATATAGAATACCATTCTAACACAAAAGCATGGATGACGGCGAATATTTTTGAAGACTGGCTGCTAGATCTCAATCGCACATAccaaagaaaaaacagaaaaatcatcCTATTTATTGATAACTGCACTGCTCATAAATCGATACCCACTATGGAAAATATCACGGTTGATTTTTTCCTGCCAAACATGACATCTGTGGTGCTACCAATGGATCAAGGCATCATTAAAAATCTGAAGCATTTCTGCAGATGTCTAGTCGTTCAACACCTCCTTACTGAATCTTCCCAAAAGCTTCCTATTACTCTCCTCGATGCTTCAAGAATGTGTTTAAATGCATAG